The segment AATGGCCGATATGGATGGCCTCGCGCAGGTCGAGATGTGCGGCCACCGCCGCGGCATCGGCGGCATAATGGTCCATGTCATGGCCGTCGCTGACTTGGGCCGAGCGACCGTGGCCGCGACGGTCGTGGGCGATGACGCGAAAGCCCTTGCCGAGGAAATACAGCATCTGGGTATCCCAGTCGTCGGCGGAGAGCGGCCAGCCATGGTGGAACATGATCGGCTGGGCCGTCTTCGAACCCCAATCCTTGTAATAGATGTCGACGCCGTCCTTCGTTGTGACCATCGGCATAGGTATCCCTTTCTCACGTCTCGTGGTTTTCCGGGAGGAAACTGGTCCATCGCCGCCGCACTCTGCTGCGCCAGATGTTGTCATGATGGTGCCAGGATGATGACGCCGGGAAAACCGTACAATCGGATTACCTGCCCATACGAGCGGCTAGGAGAGCTAGACCTTGGTGTACGTCTCCGCAGGCCGAGGAGCGGCGACGGGTCGCCGATTGTCGTCGCGGGGGATGGCGCTGCCTTCCTGGCCGCGGCACATGCGCATGGCCTCGGCCAGGGAAAGATCACGAAACGGGGTGAAGGCAAAGAGCTTCGGGGTCACCAGCAGGGTACAGACGCCCTTGCTCTTCTCGATCCGAAGGCATACCGGCCGGTTCTGGACAGTGGTCATGAGCCCGCCGATGGTGCGGCATCGGGAGACGACCGCCTCGGTCGGCAATTCAATGATGACGTCCCGCATCGGCCTGGCCGGTTCGGGAACAGCCAGTGCGGCGAGAAGCACCAGCGGAGCGAGGTGTGACATGGCCGTGCAGGTTAGGACCGGCCTGCCGCGAAGTCACGCCCGGAGTGACACTCGTGACAGGCTGGCCGGACGTGGCTCGCAAGAGTTTGTTGAAGATCAGCGGGTGACAGCGGCCTCGGCGAAGGCGCCGGCGAGATCGGTGCGCGCCGAAAACAGCTTGTCCGCATCTGCGAGGGCGGCCGCCTCCGCCGCCACGTCCCCAGGACGGTTGCCAAAGCCCACCATGGAGCCGCCCCAGGAGGCCTTCAGATAGGTCGCGCAGAGCTGCAAGGTCCCCAGGAGGGGCTTTGCCTGGTGAAGCTCCCGCTCGCTGAGGACGGTGATCGCCCAGAATGTCTTGCCCGCCATGCGCGCACGAAAATCGACGCCCGGCTCGCGCAGCCAGTTGGCCCAGTAGTCAAGATAGAGCTTCGAACTGGCAGGAACCGAATACCAGTAGACGGGTGCCACGAAGACGAGGTCGGTCGCCCACAGGGTCTTCTCGAGCAGGATCCGCGCGTTCTCCACCATGGGCTGGTGGAGCGCCTCGGTGTGGCGCATGTCGACGTATTCCGGCAGGGGATAATCCGAGTGGCGCAACCAGACCTGCTCTGCGTCATGGGGGAGAGACGCCGCCGCACGGCGGGCGAGCAACTCGGCATTGCCATCACCCCTGCCACTGGACAGCAGGAAGAGGACCCGCCGCGCTCCGCTCTCATCGATCGCCATTGCTGTTCTCTCCATTCGCCATGTGCTGGGCGTTAGATAGAGACATGGCTCAGCCGCCACCATGGAAATCGACTGCCTCCTGCCTGTAGTTCTGCTACAGGCTTGGCCATGACACGACTGCCGCCCCTCGGCGCGCTCCGCGCCTTCGACGCCGCCGCGCGATTGCTGAACTTCAGACTGGCCGCCGAGGAGCTGGCCGTCACGCATGGGGCCGTCGCTCAGCAGGTGCGAGCCCTGGAGGCAAACCTCGGCGTGATGCTGTTCGAGCGCGGACCGCGCGGTCTCAGCCTGACCCAGGAGGGGCATGCGTTCCATCCTCCGATCCGGCGGGCCTTCGCACTGATCGCGACGGCGTCCGCGTCGTTCGACACCGGGCGGCGGGCGGGAGGTCGGGCCTGCGTGACGGTGACCGTGACACCGTCCTTCGCCGCCAAATGGCTGATCCCAAGGCTCGCCAAGTTTTCCACCGAGTTCCCCGAGATCGAGGTCCGCATCCTGGCCTCCGAGCAGCTGGAACCGCTGGGGTCGAAGGGCACCTCGGATCTCGCCGTGCGCCTGACGGACGGGCCGTTCGATCGCGCTCTGGACGCGACCCTGCTGATGCCGATCTGCCTGTTTCCGATCTGCAACCCCAGCGTGGCAGCGCAGCTCCACAGTCCCGACGATCTCGAGCATGCAACGCTGCTGCATGACAGTCATGACCTCTGGCCACTCTGGCTGGAGCGGGCGGGATCGTCGATCCGGGGGCGCAGCGGGATCCGGTTCAATCAAAGCTCGCTGGCCCTGGATGCGGCCCTGGACGGGCAGGGTGTCGCGCTGTCTCCGGCGCCGCTCGTGCAGGACGATCTCAGTCGCGGCCTGCTCATGGCACCCTTCGGGACCGAGCTGTTCATCGAAAGCGAGAGATCGTTCTACATCGTGATGCCCAAACATGCCCGCCCGGAGGCCGTCTGCTTCCGAGACTGGCTGCTCAGGGCCGCCGACGTCACGGAACTCTAGGCGGGGCGCCGACGGAACGGCACATCCACGGTCCAAAAGGTCGCCGCGCGCCACACCCACTCCAAGGGGCCGTAGCGAAAATGGCGAAACCACATATGCGCGAAGACAAGCTGTGCGGCGAAGGCGGATGCGGCCAGAGGCATGACCGAGGTCTGGGTCATGGTCGCATGGAGGCCGAGGCCAAATCCGTAGAAGACGGGAACGAAGACCAGGGCCTGGCCCACATACAAGGTGAGGGTCATGCGCCCGGCCGGCGCCAAGGCGTTCAGTATCCGGTGGCCGCGCCCATAATAGAGAATGAGGAAGCCCATCATCAGGACCACCATGAGGCTCAGGTTCAGCAGGCTGGAGAGGATCGTCGTGAGGATGACCCGCGGCATGACCATGGGGCGGGCCTGGGGAACGAGTGCCGCCAAATGGTCTCGCCCCAGATAGAGGCCCAGGGCGACGATCACGGCGACGGCGAAACAGACGAGCCGCGTCCGCACGAAGCTTTCGGGCCGCTGGAAAAAGCCGATCCGT is part of the Rhodoligotrophos appendicifer genome and harbors:
- a CDS encoding NAD(P)H-dependent oxidoreductase; this encodes MAIDESGARRVLFLLSSGRGDGNAELLARRAAASLPHDAEQVWLRHSDYPLPEYVDMRHTEALHQPMVENARILLEKTLWATDLVFVAPVYWYSVPASSKLYLDYWANWLREPGVDFRARMAGKTFWAITVLSERELHQAKPLLGTLQLCATYLKASWGGSMVGFGNRPGDVAAEAAALADADKLFSARTDLAGAFAEAAVTR
- a CDS encoding LysR substrate-binding domain-containing protein: MTRLPPLGALRAFDAAARLLNFRLAAEELAVTHGAVAQQVRALEANLGVMLFERGPRGLSLTQEGHAFHPPIRRAFALIATASASFDTGRRAGGRACVTVTVTPSFAAKWLIPRLAKFSTEFPEIEVRILASEQLEPLGSKGTSDLAVRLTDGPFDRALDATLLMPICLFPICNPSVAAQLHSPDDLEHATLLHDSHDLWPLWLERAGSSIRGRSGIRFNQSSLALDAALDGQGVALSPAPLVQDDLSRGLLMAPFGTELFIESERSFYIVMPKHARPEAVCFRDWLLRAADVTEL